The following are encoded together in the Triticum dicoccoides isolate Atlit2015 ecotype Zavitan chromosome 6B, WEW_v2.0, whole genome shotgun sequence genome:
- the LOC119324390 gene encoding AP2-like ethylene-responsive transcription factor At1g79700 produces MAKQRQSSAGAGNVASDAVRPKSERARRSVTRRRPSQRTSAYRGVTRHRWTGRFEAHLWDKNTWTEPQRKKKGRQVYLGAYGGEEAAARAYDLAALKYWGRGTVLNFSLSSYDQELKEMEEQSREEYIGSLRRKSTGFSRGVSKYRGVARHHHNGKWEARIGRVFGNKYLYLGTYVTQEEAAMAYDIAAIEHRGLNGVTNFDVSRYIKWHHCCHANDAGGLNTTLCVNDRLQPSQASPTSHAVSSLGPLLQSPRLKEMMERVAASQSQSNTNSPSSSSCPPSPPPTTHQHEPRPRNSSTRCSFPDDVQTYFGCDDEEGMSGYAEVDTFLFGDLGVCAELGL; encoded by the exons ATGGCCAAGCAACGACAGAGCAGCGCCGGCGCCGGTAACGTCGCCTCTGACGCCGTCCGGCCGAAGTCGGAGCGGGCGCGGAGGAGCGTGACGCGGCGGCGCCCCTCGCAACGCACCTCCGCGTACCGCGGCGTCACACG GCACCGGTGGACGGGGCGGTTCGAGGCGCACCTGTGGGACAAGAACACCTGGACCGAGCCGCAAAGGAAGAAGAAAGGGAGGCAGGTTTATCTCG GGGCGTACGGCGGCGAGGAAGCGGCGGCGCGCGCCTACGACCTGGCGGCGCTCAAGTATTGGGGCCGCGGCACCGTCCTCAACTTCTCG CTGTCTAGCTACGACCAAGAGCTGAAAGAAATGGAGGAGCAGTCCAGGGAGGAGTACATCGGCTCGCTCCGGAG GAAAAGCACTGGCTTCTCAAGAGGGGTGTCCAAGTACAGAGGCGTCGCAAG GCATCACCACAACGGCAAATGGGAGGCTAGGATTGGGCGCGTGTTTGGCAACAAGTATCTCTACCTAGGAACCTACG TGACACAGGAGGAGGCAGCCATGGCGTACGACATCGCCGCCATTGAGCACCGCGGCCTCAACGGTGTGACCAACTTCGACGTCAGTCGCTACATCAAGTGGCACCACTGCTGCCACGCCAACGACGCGGGTGGTCTCAACACCACTCTCTGTGTAAATGATCGGTTGCAACCGTCCCAGGCGAGTCCAACGTCTCATGCGGTGTCGTCGCTTGGCCCgctgctgcaatcgcccagattgaAGGAGATGATGGAGCGGGTGGCGGCCTCCCAGTCCCAGAGCAACACCAACTCGCCGTCTTCATCCTCGTGTCCCCCCTCACCGCCACCGACGACCCACCAACACGAGCCAAGGCCTAGAAATTCGTCAACGCGGTGCAGCTTCCCGGACGACGTGCAGACATATTTCGGGTGCGATGATGAGGAGGGCATGAGCGGCTACGCGGAGGTTGACACGTTCTTATTTGGGGACCTGGGCGTGTGCGCCGAGCTGGGCCTTTGA
- the LOC119325551 gene encoding peroxisomal fatty acid beta-oxidation multifunctional protein-like, with protein sequence MAGAIRVTMEVGADGVALITICNPPVNALHPIIIQGLKEKYAEAADRDDVKAIVLTGAAGKFCGGFDINVFTKVHETGDVSLMPDVSVDLVSNMMEDGKKPSVAAIQGLALGGGLELIMGCHARISTPEAQLGLPELTLGVIPGFGGTQRLPRLVGLPKAIEMMLQSKFITAKEGKERGLIDALCSPDDLIKISRFWALEIANYRKPWIKSLGRTDRLGSLSEARAVLSMARQQAKKVAANMPQHQACLDVVEEGVLYGGQAGVLKEAKVFKELVLSTTSRALVHVFFAQRSTTKVPGVTDIQLKPRKIRKVAVIGGGLMGSGIATALLVSNISVVLKEVNPQFLQRGQKTIAGNLEGLVKRGSLTKDKMSKAISLLKGALDYSDFKDVDMVIEAVIEKVPLKQSIFADIEKICPPHCILATNTSTIDLNIVGEKTNSQDRIIGAHFFSPAHIMPLLEIVRTERTSPQAILDLITVGKMIKKVPVVVGNCTGFAVNRTFFPYGQAAHLLVSLGIDLFRIDRVISNFGMPMGPFQLQDVAGYGVALAVKDIYAAAFGTRNFHSGLVELMAKDGRQGKINGKGYYLYEKGAKPKPDPSVQHVIDEYRRQTKKMPGGKLVTLSDQDILEMVFFPVVNEACRVMDENMVIRAADLDIASVLGMGFPKYRGGLIFWADTVGASYIHSKLSKWAEIYGDFFKPSSYLEERAKSGRPLGAPKMAQQAPTRSRM encoded by the exons ATGGCGGGGGCGATCCGCGTCACCATGGAGGTGGGCGCAGACGGCGTCGCGCTCATCACCATCTGCAACCCGCCAGTCAATGCTCTGCACCCCATCA TCATCCAGGGGCTCAAGGAGAAGTACGCGGAGGCCGCTGATCGCGACGACGTCAAGGCCATCGTGCTCACTG GTGCTGCGGGGAAATTCTGTGGAGGCTTCGATATCAATGTCTTCACAAAAGTTCATGAGACTG GAGATGTGTCACTTATGCCTGATGTATCTGTTGATCTTGTATCAAACATGATGGAAG ATGGCAAAAAGCCTTCTGTTGCTGCAATTCAAGGCCTTGCTCTTGGTGGTGGTCTAGAGTTGATTATG GGTTGTCATGCTCGGATATCTACCCCTGAAGCTCAACTTGGATTACCAGAGCTAACTCTTGGCGTGATTCCTGGATTTGGAG GAACTCAGCGTCTACCGAGGCTTGTAGGTCTGCCCAAAGCAATAGAAATGATGCTG CAATCGAAGTTCATTACGGCGAAGGAAGGAAAAGAACGTGGTCTTATTGACGCGCTTTGCTCCCCTGATGACTTGATAAAAATTTCACGTTTTTGGGCTCTGGAGATTGCAAATTACCGCAAACCTTGGATAAAATCTCTTGGCAGAACAGATAGGCTTGGTTCACTGTCTGAAGCTCGTGCCGTATTAAGTATGGCAAGACAACAAGCAAAGAAAGTTGCAGCAAACATGCCACAGCACCAGGCCTGCCTAGATGTTGTTGAAGAAGGTGTACTATATGGAGGCCAGGCTGGTGTTTTGAAG GAAGCCAAGGTTTTCAAGGAGTTGGTACTATCAACAACGTCAAGGGCACTTGTCCATGTATTTTTTGCCCAGCGTTCCACCACTAAG GTACCAGGTGTTACTGATATTCAACTCAAACCTAGGAAAATAAGAAAAGTTGCTGTTATTGGTGGTGGTCTTATGGGCTCTGGAATTGCAACCGCCCTTCTTGTTAGCAATATATCTGTTGTCCTCAAGGAAGTAAACcctcaatttttgcaaaggggacaAAAAACAATAGCAG GAAATCTTGAAGGCCTTGTCAAAAGAGGCTCACTGACCAAGGATAAAATGAGCAAGGCAATATCACTTCTCAAGGGTGCATTGGATTATTCAGATTTCAAGGATGTTGATATGGTTATTGAG GctgttattgagaaggttcctttgAAGCAATCAATTTTTGCTGACATTGAGAAAATCTGCCCACCACATTGCATACTTGCAACGAACACGTCCACCATTGATTTGAATATTGTCGGCGAGAAGACAAATTCTCAAGATAGAATTATAGGGGCTCATTTTTTCAG CCCTGCTCATATTATGCCCTTGCTTGAAATTGTCCGGACGGAAAGGACATCCCCACAAGCTATCCTTGATCTCATTACAGTTGGGAAAATGATAAAGAAAGTCCCTGTTGTGGTTGGCAACTGCACAGGCTTTGCAGTAAATCGTACATTTTTTCCTTATGGACAAGCTGCTCATCTTCTTGTTAGTCTTGGAATTGATCTTTTCAGAATTGATCGAGTAATAAGCAACTTCGGCATGCCAATGGGACCTTTTCA ACTCCAAGATGTAGCTGGATATGGAGTAGCCTTGGCAGTAAAGGATATATATGCAGCTGCCTTTGGAACACGGAATTTTCACTCTGGTCTAGTGGAACTGATGGCGAAGGATGGGCGGCAAG GAAAAATCAATGGAAAAGGTTATTACCTTTATGAGAAGGGTGCGAAGCCAAAGCCTGACCCTAGTGTTCAACATGTGATCGACGAGTACAGAAGACAGACAAAGAAAATGCCGGGTGGAAAG CTTGTTACTTTATCGGATCAAGATATATTGGAGATGGTTTTCTTCCCAGTCGTTAATGAGGCATGCAGGGTCATGGATGAAAATATGGTGATCAGGGCTGCTGATCTTGATATTGCATCTGTCCTTGGGATGGGCTTTCCCAAGTACAG GGGTGGCCTCATCTTCTGGGCTGATACGGTTGGAGCATCCTATATACATTCAAAGCTTAGCAAGTGGGCTGAAATTTACGGTGACTTCTTCAAACCATCATCATACTTGGAGGAGAGAGCGAAAAGCGGCCGACCACTG GGCGCGCCGAAGATGGCTCAGCAAGCTCCGACGAGGTCACGCATGTGA